A single genomic interval of Adhaeribacter pallidiroseus harbors:
- a CDS encoding DUF4188 domain-containing protein — MSIIPGRMTTQLNQDFVVFLIGMRINKFWSFGQWWPVAMSMPRMIQELVKNPASGFLGSEQWFGRTTMMVQYWESFEKLEAYARNPDAEHFPNWVKFNKLVRASRAVGVWHETYQITRGKHESIYVNMPPFGLGKVGKAITVTEHLNQARSRMQGTPQP; from the coding sequence ATGAGTATAATACCCGGCCGCATGACTACCCAGTTAAACCAGGATTTTGTGGTATTTTTAATTGGCATGCGCATTAATAAATTCTGGAGTTTTGGCCAATGGTGGCCCGTAGCTATGTCCATGCCCCGCATGATTCAAGAGTTAGTAAAAAATCCGGCGAGTGGTTTTCTGGGGAGTGAGCAATGGTTTGGGCGCACCACCATGATGGTGCAATACTGGGAATCTTTTGAAAAGCTGGAAGCCTACGCTCGTAACCCCGATGCCGAACATTTTCCGAACTGGGTTAAATTTAATAAACTGGTACGCGCCTCCAGAGCGGTGGGCGTATGGCACGAAACTTACCAGATTACGCGGGGCAAACACGAGAGCATTTACGTGAACATGCCTCCTTTTGGCTTGGGCAAAGTAGGTAAGGCCATTACGGTTACGGAGCATTTAAACCAGGCCCGTAGTCGCATGCAGGGTACTCCGCAGCCTTAA
- a CDS encoding esterase/lipase family protein gives MKGEWIRKSKGNTSVIFVHGILSSGKTCWTHKNGSFWPDLLKEEKEFEDWGIYNFMYETGFFSGTYNLSDIVDALKEQLKLDKLLDSKQIAFVCHSMGGIVVRKFIVERVYDFIEQEIKIGLFLVASPSLGSSYANLFSAIIKFVRNSQADILRFNKDNLWLNSLDKEFQNLRSSNKLEIRGKELIEDKFIVLKNFWTNQVVEPFSGARYFGESYKVPYSDHFSIAKPENKDAVQHRLLCEFLNEFFKNKVDKQEKSLAHQIITFLEKRGLLHLALEGNHPEHPQRCYEYANTLREGIITILMKIPRNSQIYTYGDRLHDEFIKFRRELERLGIEAKERETDLTNEQLEGFTKSIYELRKNCSGYIQELGNKYSIDVSDIVSQIDSSLPNFDKLI, from the coding sequence ATGAAAGGTGAATGGATAAGGAAGTCTAAAGGAAATACGTCGGTTATTTTTGTACATGGAATTCTTTCTAGTGGAAAAACTTGTTGGACCCATAAAAATGGTTCTTTTTGGCCTGATTTATTAAAAGAAGAAAAGGAGTTTGAAGACTGGGGCATTTATAATTTCATGTATGAAACGGGCTTTTTCTCTGGTACTTATAACTTAAGCGATATTGTGGATGCATTGAAAGAGCAGCTGAAACTTGACAAACTACTCGATAGTAAGCAAATTGCGTTTGTTTGCCACAGTATGGGAGGAATCGTTGTTAGAAAGTTTATCGTGGAAAGGGTGTATGATTTTATTGAACAGGAGATAAAAATTGGCCTTTTCTTGGTGGCATCACCTTCGTTAGGTTCTTCTTATGCCAACTTATTTAGTGCTATAATTAAATTTGTAAGAAACTCGCAGGCAGATATACTACGATTTAATAAAGATAACTTATGGTTAAACAGCTTAGATAAAGAGTTTCAGAACCTGAGAAGTTCAAATAAACTTGAAATTAGAGGCAAAGAATTAATTGAAGATAAGTTTATTGTTCTAAAAAATTTTTGGACTAATCAGGTAGTTGAACCTTTTTCAGGAGCAAGATACTTTGGTGAATCTTACAAAGTGCCTTATTCCGATCACTTTTCGATTGCTAAGCCTGAGAATAAGGATGCTGTTCAACATCGTTTACTTTGTGAGTTCCTAAATGAATTTTTTAAAAATAAGGTTGACAAACAAGAAAAAAGTTTAGCTCACCAAATAATTACCTTTTTGGAGAAAAGAGGACTTTTGCATTTGGCTCTAGAAGGCAATCATCCGGAGCATCCACAAAGGTGCTATGAATACGCAAATACGTTGCGAGAAGGTATTATAACTATTCTTATGAAGATACCTCGAAATAGTCAAATTTATACATATGGAGATAGACTTCATGACGAGTTTATAAAATTCAGACGGGAACTGGAAAGACTTGGCATTGAAGCAAAAGAGCGTGAAACTGACTTAACCAATGAACAACTGGAAGGTTTTACTAAATCAATTTATGAATTAAGAAAGAATTGTTCGGGATACATCCAAGAACTGGGAAATAAATATAGTATAGATGTTTCAGATATTGTTTCGCAAATAGATTCTTCACTTCCAAATTTTGACAAACTTATATAA
- a CDS encoding UPF0175 family protein, with translation MKTMLFHIPDNVELDVKQTARFLAAKLYEAGKLSLGQAAEVAGLSKVAFAEILSDYNVALFNYPASEIGKDASII, from the coding sequence ATGAAAACAATGCTATTTCATATACCGGATAATGTAGAATTAGATGTAAAACAAACCGCCCGGTTTTTAGCGGCTAAACTTTACGAAGCGGGAAAATTAAGTTTAGGGCAAGCAGCGGAGGTAGCCGGGCTTTCTAAAGTTGCTTTTGCCGAAATACTGAGCGATTACAACGTAGCCTTGTTTAATTATCCGGCTAGTGAAATTGGGAAAGATGCCTCCATTATCTAA
- a CDS encoding IS5 family transposase (programmed frameshift) codes for MVTKYEQIRFLSEALFRRLTGVHKATFEHMKAVLSEQIAKNKKVLGRPSRLSEADQVLMMLEYNREYRTYFHIAQSYQVSEATAFRLITRAENLLLQSGEFSLPGKKALLQSSISYQVVLVDATETRIERPPKKQRRYYSAKKKQHHLKTQMIVDKKSGKIICTHFAKGAVHDFQLFKCSQLKLPTPILLLADSGYQGIKKLIPQAHTPKKASKHYPLTRQDQQQNRALSSQRIKIENVFGFLKRFKIFATKYRNRRKRFGLRFNLFAAIANYDTI; via the exons ATGGTGACAAAATACGAACAAATCCGCTTTTTAAGCGAAGCTCTTTTCCGGCGCTTAACAGGGGTGCATAAAGCCACCTTTGAGCACATGAAAGCAGTTTTAAGCGAACAAATAGCCAAAAACAAGAAAGTTCTCGGTCGTCCTAGTCGCTTGTCGGAGGCCGATCAAGTATTGATGATGTTAGAATATAATCGGGAATACCGGACCTATTTTCACATCGCTCAGAGCTACCAAGTGAGTGAAGCCACGGCCTTCCGCTTGATTACACGAGCGGAAAATCTTTTACTCCAATCCGGGGAATTTAGCTTACCTGGCAAAAAAGCCCTTCTCCAAAGTTCCATCAGTTACCAAGTAGTACTGGTAGATGCTACGGAGACAAGAATCGAACGTCCCC CAAAAAAACAAAGACGCTACTACTCGGCTAAAAAGAAACAACATCATCTGAAAACACAAATGATAGTGGATAAGAAGAGCGGAAAAATCATTTGTACGCATTTTGCCAAAGGAGCAGTGCATGATTTCCAACTTTTTAAATGCAGCCAGCTTAAACTCCCAACTCCTATCCTGCTATTAGCGGATTCGGGTTATCAAGGAATCAAAAAGTTGATCCCGCAAGCCCATACCCCGAAGAAGGCCTCCAAACATTATCCTTTAACGCGGCAAGACCAGCAACAAAACCGAGCGTTGTCTTCCCAGCGAATCAAGATTGAAAACGTGTTTGGTTTTCTTAAACGATTCAAAATTTTTGCTACCAAGTATAGAAATCGTCGAAAGCGCTTTGGCTTACGCTTTAACCTCTTTGCTGCCATTGCTAATTACGACACTATCTAA
- a CDS encoding DUF3368 domain-containing protein: MKDRKYQAVLALEVDEGEASAIALCAEKLDALLILDDLQARKLAEKLKLNYTGTLGIIARAKKEGVIASVKPIIEKIRMTNFRFSEEVFAAIIKAAGE, encoded by the coding sequence GTGAAGGATAGAAAGTATCAGGCTGTATTGGCGCTAGAAGTAGACGAAGGCGAAGCCAGTGCTATTGCATTGTGTGCGGAAAAGTTGGACGCTTTATTGATTTTGGATGATTTACAGGCTCGAAAATTAGCTGAAAAATTAAAATTAAATTATACAGGCACATTAGGAATAATAGCTAGAGCAAAAAAAGAAGGAGTTATTGCTTCAGTTAAACCAATTATTGAAAAAATACGAATGACCAACTTCAGATTTAGCGAAGAAGTATTTGCCGCAATCATAAAAGCAGCTGGAGAATGA
- the rpoN gene encoding RNA polymerase factor sigma-54 — translation MQRLDLKQLLSQKLSPQQIQFIKLLQIPTAELEMRIKEEMEMNPALEEGSDEDKERTDDDESEDSDDDFDADDSLDEDFDEGSSDDSYDGPEDTVVDDGGDLDLDDYLHSDEIAGYKMQGDGPGEEEDRDMPLAGSSSLIDALLDQLGFLNLNEEQEAIGMQLIGSIDNDGYIRRELSSIANDLAFSQNIEASEAEIEAVLRKIQTFDPAGIAARDLQECLLLQLERHEQDEFTEIAERIIDECYDEFTKKHYEKIKSRLDIDDFELKQAINIILKLNPKPGGSDAGAGKPQYIIPDFILTLENGQFNLTLNSRNAPDLRISREYADMFDAYDKSAKKDKKFKETVTFVKQKLDAAKWFIDAIKQRQQTLLRTMEAIVKRQREFFLEGDESKLRPMILKDIAEDIGMDISTISRVANSKSVQTEFGVYPLKYFFSEGIATDSGEDASSREVKHILKEIIDKENKKKPLSDDKLEKMLNDKGYNIARRTVAKYREQLNIPVARLRKEL, via the coding sequence ATGCAAAGACTCGATTTAAAACAACTTTTATCCCAGAAGCTATCGCCGCAGCAGATACAGTTCATAAAACTGTTGCAAATACCCACGGCCGAACTGGAAATGCGGATAAAAGAAGAGATGGAGATGAACCCTGCTTTAGAAGAAGGTTCTGACGAAGATAAAGAACGCACGGATGATGATGAAAGCGAGGACAGCGACGATGATTTTGACGCCGACGACAGCCTCGACGAAGATTTTGACGAAGGCAGTTCGGATGACAGCTACGATGGTCCGGAAGATACCGTGGTAGATGATGGCGGCGATCTGGACTTGGATGACTACTTGCATTCCGACGAGATTGCGGGTTATAAAATGCAGGGTGATGGCCCCGGGGAAGAAGAAGACCGCGACATGCCCTTAGCCGGCTCTTCCTCGTTAATTGATGCGCTGCTCGACCAGCTCGGTTTTTTAAATTTGAACGAAGAACAGGAAGCTATTGGCATGCAGCTCATTGGCAGCATCGACAACGACGGCTACATCCGGCGCGAACTTAGTTCAATTGCCAACGATCTCGCTTTTTCGCAGAACATTGAAGCTTCCGAAGCCGAGATAGAAGCCGTTCTGCGTAAAATTCAAACCTTCGACCCCGCTGGTATTGCGGCCCGTGATTTACAGGAATGCTTACTACTGCAACTCGAACGCCACGAACAAGATGAATTTACCGAAATTGCGGAGCGCATTATTGACGAGTGTTACGACGAATTTACCAAAAAGCATTACGAAAAAATTAAATCGCGGCTCGATATTGATGATTTCGAGCTAAAACAAGCGATTAATATTATTTTAAAGTTAAACCCTAAACCGGGCGGGTCGGATGCGGGAGCCGGCAAACCCCAATACATTATTCCGGATTTTATCTTAACCTTAGAAAATGGCCAGTTTAATTTAACCCTTAACTCCCGCAACGCGCCCGATTTACGCATAAGCCGCGAATACGCCGATATGTTCGACGCCTACGATAAAAGCGCCAAGAAAGATAAAAAATTTAAAGAAACGGTAACTTTTGTAAAGCAAAAGCTGGATGCGGCCAAGTGGTTTATTGATGCGATTAAACAACGGCAGCAAACTTTACTGCGCACCATGGAAGCCATTGTAAAACGCCAGCGCGAATTTTTCCTGGAAGGTGACGAAAGCAAACTGCGGCCCATGATCTTAAAAGACATTGCCGAAGATATCGGGATGGACATTTCCACGATTTCGCGGGTAGCGAACAGCAAAAGCGTACAAACCGAGTTTGGGGTTTATCCGTTGAAGTATTTCTTCTCCGAAGGCATTGCCACCGACTCCGGCGAAGACGCCAGCAGCCGGGAAGTAAAACACATTCTGAAAGAAATTATTGATAAAGAAAATAAGAAAAAACCTTTATCGGATGACAAACTGGAAAAAATGCTGAACGACAAAGGCTACAACATTGCCCGCCGCACCGTAGCCAAATACCGCGAACAACTAAACATACCCGTAGCCCGACTGCGGAAAGAGTTATGA
- the asnS gene encoding asparagine--tRNA ligase: MKRIKVAELLQGTALGQEVLLKGWVRTKRGNKFVNFIAVNDGSTINTIQVVADVQQFNEESLKDITTGACVAVTGTLVESQGKGQSVEIQAKIIEVIGLADPETYPLQKKGHSLEFLREIAHLRPRTNTFGAVFRIRHAMSYAVHKYFNDKGFYYVQTPIITGSDAEGAGQMFRVTTLDVANPPKTETGAVDFSQDFFGKTTNLTVSGQLEGEVAAMALGEIYTFGPTFRAENSNTTRHLAEFWMIEPEMAFYDLADNMELAEDFLKFLVLYALNNCKDDLQFLNDMYDKELLNRLNFVVNNNFERLEYTQAVEILKTAKQKFEYPVEWGTDLQSEHERYLVEKHFKKPVILINYPKHIKAFYMKQNEDGKTVRAMDVLFPGIGEIIGGSQREENYEKLAARIQEMGIHAEELWWYLELRKFGTAPHAGFGLGFERLILFVTGMGNIRDVIPFPRFPKSAEF, from the coding sequence ATGAAACGAATTAAAGTTGCCGAATTGCTGCAAGGAACTGCTCTGGGGCAGGAGGTATTATTAAAAGGCTGGGTGCGCACCAAGCGCGGAAATAAATTTGTGAATTTCATCGCCGTAAACGATGGTTCTACCATCAACACCATTCAGGTGGTAGCGGATGTGCAGCAGTTTAACGAAGAAAGTTTAAAAGATATTACAACCGGTGCTTGCGTGGCGGTTACGGGTACGCTCGTGGAGTCGCAGGGGAAAGGACAGTCCGTGGAAATACAGGCGAAAATCATCGAAGTAATTGGTTTGGCCGACCCCGAAACGTATCCTTTACAGAAAAAAGGCCATTCGCTGGAGTTTTTGCGCGAAATAGCGCATTTGCGCCCGCGTACCAATACTTTTGGCGCGGTGTTTCGCATCCGGCACGCCATGTCGTACGCGGTGCATAAATATTTTAACGATAAAGGTTTTTACTACGTGCAAACGCCCATTATAACGGGTTCCGATGCCGAAGGAGCCGGTCAAATGTTTCGGGTAACCACCCTGGATGTAGCTAATCCGCCTAAAACCGAAACGGGAGCCGTTGATTTTTCGCAGGACTTTTTTGGTAAAACCACCAATCTTACCGTATCGGGGCAATTAGAAGGCGAAGTGGCCGCGATGGCTCTGGGCGAAATTTATACGTTTGGCCCCACGTTCCGGGCCGAAAACTCGAACACTACCCGTCACTTAGCCGAGTTCTGGATGATTGAGCCCGAGATGGCTTTCTACGACCTGGCCGATAACATGGAACTGGCCGAAGATTTTTTAAAATTTTTGGTGCTTTACGCCCTCAATAACTGTAAAGATGATTTGCAGTTTTTAAATGACATGTACGACAAGGAGCTGCTGAACCGGTTAAACTTTGTAGTAAACAATAATTTTGAACGCCTGGAATACACGCAAGCCGTCGAAATTTTAAAAACCGCCAAGCAAAAGTTTGAATACCCGGTGGAGTGGGGCACCGATTTGCAAAGCGAACACGAACGGTATTTAGTAGAGAAACACTTTAAAAAACCGGTTATTCTCATTAACTACCCGAAACACATTAAAGCTTTTTACATGAAACAAAACGAAGATGGTAAAACCGTACGGGCCATGGACGTGCTGTTTCCGGGGATCGGTGAAATAATTGGCGGTTCGCAACGGGAAGAAAATTACGAAAAACTAGCGGCCCGCATCCAGGAAATGGGCATTCACGCAGAAGAATTGTGGTGGTACCTGGAACTGCGTAAATTTGGCACGGCTCCGCACGCGGGTTTTGGCTTAGGCTTCGAGCGGCTTATTTTGTTCGTTACCGGTATGGGCAACATCCGCGACGTGATTCCTTTCCCCCGCTTTCCTAAAAGTGCTGAATTTTAA
- a CDS encoding DUF6056 family protein codes for MKTAFYEKFFLFLTGYVHRFGWVNIGLLLLSLAVLPFLILAAFCHPSADDFWLTNMVVAKGAWQAQADIRQNWSGRYTSMFLGSFNPLVYDSLIGYKLLPILLIFLNLTSLYLLITRILLHIPTKLKIFYTLLLQVLYLGFMPAIASGYYWMSSALNYQTAIICLLLLSGGLISFKQKRTTLRQGGYIVVLSFLIIAGIGCNELSMVIIVEGLLGLFLIDSWRYKRINRMLLYFLVLALGCSLLVILSPGNVARLQTHTNHSNLLYAFSYALAVTLNNTCNYLTLSPILLLTLLFIPVSYKLFKNISIHQLPHPIITTTLLYLLIFQFYFIIYWNRGMHAPIWTQNYIYFIFLLGWFLNVSLIVKYYQIHRPGFQHQLPTYAQVLLLGACFLLIFHNKQSNVRTAYADWLSGEAAAYNQELTNRHNYLKTSTCSVCSVKDLTHRPKSIYFRQEPKISEWENDLNAQFYSKKAITIVE; via the coding sequence ATGAAGACAGCTTTTTACGAGAAGTTCTTTTTGTTTCTAACAGGCTATGTTCACCGTTTCGGCTGGGTTAATATCGGGCTGCTTCTATTAAGTCTGGCTGTGTTGCCTTTTTTAATTTTAGCGGCTTTTTGCCATCCTTCCGCCGACGATTTCTGGTTAACCAACATGGTAGTTGCCAAAGGTGCCTGGCAGGCCCAAGCTGATATCCGGCAAAATTGGAGTGGCCGGTACACGTCTATGTTTTTAGGTAGTTTTAATCCTTTGGTGTATGATTCATTAATTGGATATAAACTTTTACCCATTTTACTTATTTTCCTTAACCTAACTTCTCTGTATCTTCTGATCACCAGAATTCTTTTGCATATACCTACTAAACTAAAGATATTTTATACGCTGCTTTTGCAAGTGCTTTATTTGGGTTTTATGCCCGCTATTGCTTCTGGGTATTATTGGATGTCGAGCGCCTTAAATTATCAAACAGCTATCATTTGCCTGCTTTTACTAAGCGGTGGTTTAATTAGTTTTAAGCAGAAGCGAACCACTTTGCGACAAGGCGGCTATATCGTAGTACTTTCATTCCTGATTATTGCTGGTATTGGTTGCAATGAGCTAAGCATGGTTATTATTGTGGAAGGTTTGCTGGGCTTGTTCTTAATAGATTCTTGGCGGTACAAGCGCATAAACCGGATGCTCTTGTATTTTCTGGTGCTGGCTCTTGGGTGCAGTTTGCTGGTTATTCTAAGCCCCGGCAATGTAGCTCGCTTGCAAACGCATACCAATCATAGTAACCTGCTTTATGCGTTTTCTTACGCCTTAGCGGTTACTCTAAACAATACCTGTAATTACTTAACGCTATCGCCTATTTTACTTTTAACGCTATTGTTTATCCCCGTAAGCTATAAATTATTTAAAAATATTAGCATTCATCAGCTACCCCATCCGATTATTACCACGACTCTTTTGTACCTGCTTATTTTTCAGTTCTACTTTATTATTTACTGGAACCGAGGCATGCACGCGCCTATCTGGACTCAAAATTATATTTATTTTATTTTTTTACTAGGCTGGTTTTTGAACGTATCCTTAATTGTAAAATATTATCAAATTCATCGGCCGGGTTTTCAGCATCAATTACCCACTTATGCCCAGGTATTATTGTTAGGCGCGTGTTTTCTGTTAATTTTTCATAACAAACAATCCAACGTACGAACGGCTTATGCCGACTGGCTGAGTGGCGAAGCAGCAGCTTATAACCAAGAATTAACAAACCGGCACAATTATTTAAAAACCAGTACGTGTTCTGTTTGCTCCGTAAAAGATTTAACGCACCGGCCCAAATCAATTTACTTTCGGCAGGAGCCCAAAATCAGTGAATGGGAGAATGATTTAAATGCTCAATTTTACAGCAAGAAGGCAATTACAATAGTAGAGTAA
- a CDS encoding enoyl-CoA hydratase-related protein, with protein sequence MYETLHYFASGSIATIALNRPEVFNAVNEKLTYELQAALEQVAIDQEIRAVIFTGLGKAFCSGQDLKESTVLKNASLAEALHQRYNPLIRTMRDLPKPIICKLNGVAAGAGCSLVLACDVIIASEAASLSQLFINIGLVPDSGSSFFLPRLVGSLKAFELCALGTKISAHDALELGLVNQVVTAEALDKTVQQMAERYAAAPTKAIGLIKKMLQKSGSATLQEMLDYEAHCQELAGNTADFREGVAAFLEKREPRFTGN encoded by the coding sequence ATGTACGAAACCCTGCATTACTTTGCTTCCGGCAGCATTGCCACCATTGCATTAAACCGTCCGGAGGTATTTAACGCGGTAAACGAAAAACTAACTTACGAACTGCAAGCGGCTTTAGAACAAGTTGCCATCGATCAGGAAATACGAGCTGTTATATTTACGGGTTTGGGTAAAGCATTTTGCTCTGGTCAGGATTTAAAAGAAAGTACGGTTTTAAAAAATGCGTCATTAGCCGAGGCCTTACATCAACGGTATAACCCACTTATCCGGACCATGCGCGATTTACCGAAGCCGATCATTTGCAAACTAAACGGGGTGGCCGCCGGAGCGGGTTGCTCCTTGGTGCTGGCCTGCGATGTGATTATTGCTTCGGAAGCAGCCAGCTTGAGCCAGTTGTTTATTAACATTGGTTTGGTGCCCGACTCTGGCTCCAGCTTTTTTCTGCCTCGCCTGGTAGGGTCGCTCAAAGCTTTTGAATTATGTGCGTTAGGTACCAAAATAAGTGCCCACGATGCGCTGGAGCTAGGCTTAGTAAACCAGGTAGTTACCGCAGAAGCCCTCGATAAAACGGTGCAGCAAATGGCCGAGCGTTACGCGGCGGCTCCCACCAAAGCCATTGGTTTAATAAAAAAAATGCTCCAGAAATCCGGGAGCGCCACCTTACAGGAGATGCTTGATTATGAAGCACATTGCCAAGAGCTTGCCGGTAACACGGCCGATTTCCGGGAAGGCGTAGCAGCCTTTCTGGAAAAAAGAGAACCTCGCTTTACGGGTAATTAA
- a CDS encoding DUF4142 domain-containing protein — MKKLIWNGLLALTLVAGYGCDSNPKASTETSASDNASGSGETSTASTDTAGTAAVDTTMNETPTSTPANDFMLTAASGGMLEVTLGKMAQEKGSNADVKAFGQKMIEDHGKANAELKTLAASKNVTLPVKLLAEHQKHVDEMTKMSGADFDKHYISMMVTDHQKDVAEFEKASKMEDPDVKAFATKTLPVLKSHLELAEKTNGKVAAK; from the coding sequence ATGAAAAAACTAATTTGGAACGGTCTGCTGGCATTAACTTTAGTGGCAGGCTATGGCTGCGATTCAAATCCGAAAGCAAGCACTGAAACTTCCGCTAGTGATAATGCCTCCGGTTCCGGCGAAACCAGTACCGCTTCTACCGATACTGCCGGTACTGCTGCCGTAGACACTACTATGAACGAAACGCCCACCAGCACTCCGGCTAATGATTTTATGTTAACAGCCGCTAGCGGCGGAATGCTGGAAGTTACCTTGGGTAAAATGGCGCAGGAAAAAGGCAGCAATGCCGATGTAAAAGCATTTGGTCAGAAAATGATAGAAGATCACGGGAAGGCAAACGCCGAACTAAAAACCTTGGCCGCTTCTAAAAATGTAACTTTACCAGTAAAACTGCTAGCCGAGCACCAAAAACACGTCGACGAAATGACGAAAATGTCGGGGGCTGATTTTGATAAGCATTACATTAGCATGATGGTGACGGATCACCAGAAAGATGTGGCCGAATTTGAAAAAGCCAGTAAGATGGAGGACCCGGACGTGAAAGCTTTTGCTACTAAAACATTACCGGTTTTAAAATCGCACCTGGAGCTGGCCGAAAAAACAAACGGCAAAGTAGCTGCTAAATAG